ACCCGCTGGGCCAGGGCAACCGCGAGGATATGGACTTCAGCAAGCTGGCCGGCAGCCCCCTGGATGAGCGCCTGGGCGCCCTGGCAAACGCCCGCGCCACCTACCGCGCCCTGACGCGCGGCGCCCAGCAGGAACTGTGGCGCCCGAACGGCGGCGCGCCTGTGCTGGCCTACCGCCGGGTGGTGGGCGGCGTGACGGGGCCGGCCGGGCAACCCGTGGTGTTCGTGGTGAACGGCGGCGACACGCCCGTGGACTTGAGCACCCTCAGCGGCGGCGGCATTCCGCTGCTGGGCACCTTTGCCGGCACCGCCCTGACGGAAGTGACGGGCAAAGCCCACACGCTAAGCGTCAGCGGCGGCAAGCTGGTGGGCAGCGTGCCCGCGCGCAGCGTGCTGGCCGTGACCGCCCCGGCGGGCGCGGGGGCCAGCGGCACCGTGAACCCGGGCCTGCCCGAAGTGGCGGCCCTGAGCGTGAAGGCCGGCGACAGCGCCGCGCAGCTGTCGTGGACGCCGAGTACCGATCCCAAGGTGAGCGGCTACCGCATCTACGTGAAACAGGGCGCGGGCGCCGAGCGGCTGGTGAACTTCGCGCCCCTTGCCCGCGATCAGGGCAGTTTCCTGGTGCGCGGCCTGACCAACGACGCGAGCACCACCTTCCGCGTGGTCACGGTGGACGCCAGCGGCGCCGAAAGCCGGGGCAGCGCGGTCAGCGCCACCCCCAGCAGCAAGAACACGGTCAAGGTGACCTTCACGGTGGACGCCCGCAGCCAGGGCAACGGCCCCATTGAACTGCGCCGCTTCGACACCGGCCAGCAGCTCGAACTGCCCATGACCCAGACGGGCCGGGGCCTCTGGAAGACGGAAGTGGAGCTGCCCCTGTTCCGCGAGATCAAGTTCAAGTTCGGCAACGACGGCCCCGGCGCCAGGAACAGCGGCTACGAGGGCCCCGGTCAGGGCGACCGCGTGTATGTGGCCGGTACAAACGGCAACGCGTACAGCGGCACCTACGACTTTATTGACAAGCCGGTGCCCGCCGCCACCATTGAAGGCAAGGTCACGGGCGCGGGGCAGCCCCTGAGCGGCGCCCTGGTGGAAGCCACCACCGCTGACCCCAGCCTGAACTACGCCCTGACCTTCAGTGACGGCACCTACACCCTGTTCGCCCCGGCGGGCACCCACACCCTGAAGGCCAGCGCGGGCGGCCATCTGGATGCCACGCGCAGCGCTGCGGCCCCGCAGACCGGCGCTGACCTGAACCTCAGCCGCGACACCCGCACGAAGTACACCATTGACGGCAACCTGAGCGACTGGACTGCCCCCAAGGTGACGGTGCAGAGCCCGAATGCGGGCGTCTTCGGCCCGGACAACAACTGGCTGACCCTGCGCGCCGACAGCGACGCCCAGTATCTGTACCTCGCCTACACCTACCGCGTGGCGGGCAACAGCGCCATCCTGTACCTGGACACCGGCGCGGGCGGCGCGGCGCAGGCGGACAACTTCGAGGCGTGGCGCCGGGCGGCCACCTTCAGCGGCGGCGTGAATGGCGTGGACGCTTTCGTGGCCCGCTATGAGAACCAGCCCGCCCAGCTGCGGCGCGTGGCCAGCGCCACCAGCACCCCGGAGGTGAACGCCGCCGACTACTTCCAGGCCAGCAGCGGCACCCTGCCCGAACAGACCGTGGAACTCGCCATTCCCTGGACCGCCCTGGGCCTGAGCGGCGCGCCGGCCGGCGGCGTGAAGGTCATGGGCGGCATCTTTGGCGGTGACGGCTACGGTGCCGGCGACATCATCCCCGATGCGGGCAGCACACCCGCCGGCGCCAACACGATTGGCACCGACGGCGAGCAGCGCCGCGCGACCTTCACCGCGCCGATCACGGTGCCTTAAACCATCTGCTTAGAGGGAAGAGCGGCGAGGGGCCCAGGTGGCATTCCTCGCCGCTCTCCCTTTGCCGTTCAGGACGCCGTGCCCGTGCGCAGGTAGTCCAGAATACCTTCCACATCGGCTGGGGCCAGGTTCTCGGTCAGCCACCCGGCGTCCACATGCCGGCCCTGGGCACGGGCGTTCAGCACCTCGGCCAGGGCGCCCAGTACAGCGTTCATCAGCTCGGTTTCGGGGGCGTCGTCGCCGGCCGCTGCCAGCCGCCGCTCTTCAGCCAGCGACAGCGGCAGGCCCGAAAAGGTCAGGTCGTTGATCTCGAAGGGCGGCTTTTCGTTGAGGTGGCGGCCGAATTTCACTTGGGTCATGGGGACTCCTCTGTGGGGGTGAAGGGGTTATGCCTGGGGGCGCGGCTGCTGGCGCAGGTAGGCCGCTCTGGCCTCGCGCAGCCACGCGGTGTCCG
Above is a window of Deinococcus multiflagellatus DNA encoding:
- a CDS encoding alpha-amylase family glycosyl hydrolase translates to MKRFQMLGRAGALTALTLSLAACVPPRTPDAGPRAWQDEVIYFAMTDRFANGNPANDNGPNRNAGDRADRTNPLGWHGGDFAGLKAKIEEGYFKRMGFTAIWVSPVVLQVPAINTGSGPNQGKPFAGYHGYWAEDFKKLDPHFGTLDEYKALIDTAHKNGLKVIQDIVVNHAGYDATLTKTNPDWFHTQSDCAASSNKTTDCDLAGLPDFKQELPAVTAYLNDFVRYWQGTTGIDGLRIDTMKHVPDAYWKQFFAAGGAGDPAKVWSVGEVFDGNPSYLAHFMDDLGSPSVFDFALYFAMKDHLTSAGGNLDRVADVFAQDGAYRDPTRLTTFVDNHDVRRFVSEVTERGGSAAQAAERLDMALSTMYFSRGTPSVWQGTEYAQSGKGDPYDYPLGQGNREDMDFSKLAGSPLDERLGALANARATYRALTRGAQQELWRPNGGAPVLAYRRVVGGVTGPAGQPVVFVVNGGDTPVDLSTLSGGGIPLLGTFAGTALTEVTGKAHTLSVSGGKLVGSVPARSVLAVTAPAGAGASGTVNPGLPEVAALSVKAGDSAAQLSWTPSTDPKVSGYRIYVKQGAGAERLVNFAPLARDQGSFLVRGLTNDASTTFRVVTVDASGAESRGSAVSATPSSKNTVKVTFTVDARSQGNGPIELRRFDTGQQLELPMTQTGRGLWKTEVELPLFREIKFKFGNDGPGARNSGYEGPGQGDRVYVAGTNGNAYSGTYDFIDKPVPAATIEGKVTGAGQPLSGALVEATTADPSLNYALTFSDGTYTLFAPAGTHTLKASAGGHLDATRSAAAPQTGADLNLSRDTRTKYTIDGNLSDWTAPKVTVQSPNAGVFGPDNNWLTLRADSDAQYLYLAYTYRVAGNSAILYLDTGAGGAAQADNFEAWRRAATFSGGVNGVDAFVARYENQPAQLRRVASATSTPEVNAADYFQASSGTLPEQTVELAIPWTALGLSGAPAGGVKVMGGIFGGDGYGAGDIIPDAGSTPAGANTIGTDGEQRRATFTAPITVP